In the Longimicrobium terrae genome, one interval contains:
- a CDS encoding carbamoyltransferase N-terminal domain-containing protein: MRVLGISAFYHDSAAALVVDGRVVAAAQEERFTRIRHDAAFPAHAARACLAAGGIRAGDLDHVVFYEKPFVKFERLLETYLAFAPRGFRSFAAAMPVWLREKLFQKTLLIRELAALDASVDWAARLLFTEHHVAHAASAFYPSPFSEAAVLTLDGVGEWATATAGTGRGADLNLTREIHFPHSLGLLYSAFTAYTGFRVNSGEYKVMGLAPYGEPRFSGLIRDHLIDIREDGSFRLNLEFFDYCTGLRMTSGRFHDLFGGPPRTPDQPLTQREMDLAASVQAVTEEVVLRMTRALHAETGMRDLCMAGGVALNCVANGLVLRDGRFRRVWIQPASGDAGGALGAALAASHGLGVPRPAPSHGDGMSGAYLGPEYTDDDIAARLTAAGARFERLDEEALLTAVADDLAGGRAVGWFSGRMEFGPRSLGARSILGDARSPSMQSVLNLKVKHRESFRPFAPAVLRERVAEWFDLDQDSPYMLLVAPVRADRRREMTVAENALFGIERLNVPRSSIPAVTHVDYSARVQTVHADTNPRFHALLRAFEARTGCPVLVNTSFNVRGEPIVCTPEDAFRCFMGTDIDTLAIGGFLLRKEDQSGSLRATDHHLAFAPD, translated from the coding sequence GTGCGCGTTCTGGGCATCTCCGCCTTCTACCACGACAGCGCCGCCGCGCTGGTCGTAGACGGGCGCGTAGTGGCCGCTGCGCAGGAGGAGCGCTTTACCCGCATCCGCCACGACGCGGCATTCCCGGCGCACGCGGCGCGGGCGTGCCTGGCCGCGGGCGGCATTCGCGCGGGCGACCTGGACCACGTCGTCTTTTACGAGAAGCCGTTCGTGAAGTTCGAGCGGCTGCTGGAGACGTACTTGGCGTTCGCGCCGCGCGGATTCCGCTCGTTCGCCGCGGCCATGCCGGTCTGGCTGCGCGAGAAGCTGTTTCAGAAAACGCTGCTGATCCGCGAGTTGGCCGCGCTGGACGCGTCGGTGGACTGGGCCGCGCGCCTGCTCTTTACCGAGCACCACGTGGCGCACGCGGCGAGTGCCTTCTACCCGTCCCCGTTCAGCGAGGCCGCCGTGCTCACGCTGGACGGCGTGGGCGAATGGGCGACGGCCACGGCGGGAACCGGGCGTGGCGCCGACCTGAACCTGACACGGGAGATCCACTTTCCCCACTCGCTCGGCCTGCTGTACAGCGCCTTTACCGCCTACACCGGCTTTCGCGTCAACTCCGGCGAGTACAAGGTGATGGGGCTGGCTCCGTATGGGGAACCGCGCTTTTCCGGCCTGATCCGCGACCACCTGATCGACATCCGCGAGGACGGCAGCTTTCGGCTGAACCTGGAGTTCTTCGACTACTGCACCGGCCTGCGGATGACCAGCGGGCGCTTTCACGACCTGTTCGGAGGCCCGCCGCGCACGCCTGACCAGCCGCTGACGCAGCGCGAGATGGACCTGGCCGCGTCCGTTCAGGCGGTGACGGAAGAGGTGGTACTGCGGATGACGCGCGCCCTCCACGCGGAAACGGGGATGCGCGACCTGTGCATGGCGGGCGGCGTGGCGCTCAACTGTGTCGCCAACGGGCTGGTGCTGCGCGACGGCCGCTTTCGGCGCGTGTGGATTCAGCCTGCCTCCGGTGACGCGGGAGGCGCGCTGGGCGCCGCACTTGCCGCCAGCCACGGCCTCGGCGTCCCCCGCCCGGCTCCGTCGCACGGGGACGGGATGTCGGGTGCGTACCTGGGCCCGGAGTACACGGATGACGACATCGCCGCGCGGTTGACCGCCGCGGGCGCGCGCTTCGAGCGGCTGGACGAGGAGGCGCTGCTGACGGCCGTCGCCGACGACCTGGCCGGGGGACGCGCGGTGGGATGGTTCAGCGGGCGCATGGAGTTCGGCCCGCGGTCGCTGGGGGCGCGCTCCATCCTGGGCGACGCGCGCTCGCCGTCCATGCAGTCCGTGCTGAACCTGAAGGTGAAGCACCGCGAGTCATTCCGCCCGTTTGCGCCGGCGGTGCTGCGCGAACGTGTCGCCGAATGGTTCGATCTGGATCAGGACAGCCCGTACATGCTGCTCGTCGCCCCCGTCCGCGCCGATCGCCGGCGGGAGATGACGGTGGCGGAAAACGCGCTGTTCGGCATCGAACGGCTGAACGTGCCGCGCTCGTCCATCCCCGCGGTGACGCACGTGGACTACTCGGCGCGCGTGCAGACGGTGCACGCGGACACCAATCCCCGCTTTCACGCCCTGCTGCGCGCGTTCGAGGCGCGAACCGGGTGCCCCGTGCTGGTGAACACCAGCTTCAACGTGCGCGGGGAGCCTATCGTCTGCACGCCGGAAGACGCGTTCCGCTGCTTCATGGGCACTGACATCGACACGCTCGCCATCGGCGGCTTTCTGCTGCGCAAGGAGGACCAGTCCGGTTCCCTTCGCGCCACCGACCACCATCTCGCCTTTGCGCCGGACTGA
- a CDS encoding DUF5989 family protein: MDFLAELWAFMVARKKLWLLPLLVILLLLGGLIVFAQGSALAPFIYSIF; the protein is encoded by the coding sequence ATCGACTTTCTTGCCGAGTTGTGGGCGTTCATGGTCGCCCGCAAGAAGCTGTGGCTGCTGCCGCTGCTCGTGATCCTGCTGCTGCTGGGCGGGCTGATCGTGTTTGCGCAGGGCTCCGCGCTGGCGCCGTTCATCTACTCCATCTTTTAG
- the thiC gene encoding phosphomethylpyrimidine synthase ThiC, with protein sequence MTDRARPQPSVTGDYGDAFPNSRKVYAEGRHGVRVPLREISLSGGEPPLRVYDTSGPLGCDVRVGLPSVRGEWIRARGDVVDASRTYRPLAGTPLIEMPEALHRPTLRGTGGVTQMGYARRGEITPEMEYVALREGMDAEFVRSEVARGRAIIPANINHPELEPMIIGRGFKVKVNANIGNSAVSSSIEEEVEKLRWATLWGADTVMDLSTGKNIHETREWIIRNSPVPIGTVPIYQALEKVGGVPEDLTWELYRDTLIEQAEQGVDYFTVHAGVLLRYVPMTANRLTGIVSRGGSIIAKWCLSHHKESFLYTHFREICEIMRAYDVSFSLGDGLRPGSIYDANDEAQFAELRTQGELNRIAWEFDVQTMNEGPGHVPMHLIKENMDKQLEWCQEAPFYTLGPLTTDIAPGYDHITSAIGAAQIGWYGTAMLCYVTPKEHLGLPNRDDVKAGVITYKIAAHAADLAKGHPRAQEWDNALSKARFEFRWRDQFNLALDPVTALSYHDETLPAEGAKIAHFCSMCGPKFCSMKITQDVRDYAAKQKEIEAGMAGMSAEFRERGGEVYLPSSEIVRADAEETVAAD encoded by the coding sequence ATGACCGACCGAGCCCGCCCCCAGCCTTCCGTCACCGGCGACTACGGCGACGCCTTTCCCAACAGCCGCAAGGTGTACGCGGAAGGGCGCCACGGCGTGCGCGTTCCCCTGCGCGAAATCTCGCTGTCCGGCGGGGAGCCGCCGCTGCGCGTATACGACACCAGCGGCCCGCTCGGCTGCGATGTGCGTGTCGGACTGCCCTCCGTGCGCGGCGAGTGGATCCGCGCCCGCGGCGACGTGGTGGACGCGTCGCGCACGTACCGCCCGCTGGCGGGAACTCCGCTGATCGAGATGCCGGAAGCGCTGCACCGGCCCACGCTGCGCGGCACCGGTGGCGTGACGCAGATGGGCTACGCGCGGCGCGGCGAGATCACGCCCGAGATGGAGTACGTGGCGCTGCGCGAGGGGATGGACGCGGAGTTCGTCCGGTCGGAAGTGGCGCGCGGGCGGGCCATCATCCCGGCCAACATCAATCACCCGGAGCTGGAGCCGATGATCATCGGCCGCGGCTTCAAGGTGAAGGTGAACGCCAACATCGGAAACAGCGCCGTCTCGTCTTCCATCGAAGAAGAGGTAGAGAAGCTGCGCTGGGCCACGCTGTGGGGCGCCGACACGGTGATGGACCTGTCGACCGGAAAGAACATCCACGAAACGCGCGAGTGGATCATCCGCAACTCACCTGTACCGATCGGTACAGTGCCCATCTACCAGGCGCTGGAAAAGGTGGGCGGCGTTCCCGAGGACCTGACGTGGGAGCTGTACCGCGACACGCTGATCGAGCAGGCGGAGCAGGGCGTGGACTACTTTACCGTGCACGCCGGCGTGCTGCTGCGCTACGTGCCCATGACCGCCAACCGGCTGACGGGAATCGTGAGCCGCGGCGGATCCATCATCGCCAAGTGGTGCCTTTCGCATCACAAGGAAAGCTTTCTGTACACGCACTTCCGCGAGATCTGCGAGATCATGCGGGCGTACGACGTGTCGTTCTCGCTGGGCGACGGGCTGCGGCCGGGCAGCATCTACGACGCGAACGACGAGGCGCAGTTCGCGGAACTGCGCACGCAGGGCGAGCTTAACCGCATCGCGTGGGAGTTCGACGTCCAGACCATGAACGAGGGGCCGGGGCACGTGCCCATGCACCTGATCAAGGAAAACATGGACAAGCAGCTGGAGTGGTGCCAGGAGGCGCCGTTCTACACGCTTGGCCCGCTTACGACGGATATTGCGCCGGGGTACGACCACATCACGTCAGCGATCGGCGCGGCGCAGATCGGGTGGTACGGCACCGCGATGCTGTGCTACGTGACGCCAAAGGAACACCTGGGCCTTCCCAACCGCGACGACGTGAAGGCGGGGGTGATTACGTACAAGATCGCGGCGCACGCGGCGGACCTGGCCAAGGGGCACCCGCGCGCGCAGGAGTGGGACAACGCGCTCAGCAAGGCGCGCTTCGAGTTCCGCTGGCGCGACCAGTTCAACCTGGCGCTGGACCCGGTGACGGCGCTGAGCTACCACGACGAAACGCTGCCGGCCGAGGGCGCCAAGATCGCGCACTTCTGCAGCATGTGCGGTCCCAAGTTCTGCTCCATGAAGATCACGCAGGACGTACGGGACTACGCGGCGAAGCAGAAGGAGATCGAGGCGGGGATGGCCGGCATGTCTGCCGAGTTCCGCGAGCGCGGCGGCGAGGTGTACCTGCCCTCGTCCGAGATCGTCCGCGCGGACGCCGAGGAGACCGTCGCGGCGGATTGA
- a CDS encoding SxtJ family membrane protein: MTRDGEHHESFRRAEHPGGSDRAFGLVMAAACGVFGLAPLRHGDGARVPLLIAAAVLAGIALAAPRTLRPLNRAWTRFGMILQRVTTPLLLGIVFFAVITPMALVMRMRGRDPLRRRADPAARTYWIDRPPPAPAESLRRQF, translated from the coding sequence GTGACGCGCGACGGCGAGCACCACGAAAGTTTCCGCCGCGCGGAGCACCCCGGCGGCTCGGACCGCGCCTTCGGGCTGGTGATGGCGGCCGCGTGTGGCGTCTTCGGGTTGGCGCCGCTGCGTCACGGGGACGGCGCGCGCGTGCCGCTGCTGATTGCCGCGGCGGTGCTCGCCGGGATTGCGCTGGCCGCGCCCCGGACGCTGCGGCCGCTGAACCGCGCGTGGACGCGGTTCGGGATGATCCTGCAGCGGGTGACCACGCCGCTACTGCTGGGGATCGTCTTTTTCGCCGTCATCACCCCCATGGCGCTGGTGATGCGGATGCGCGGCCGTGACCCGCTGCGCCGCCGCGCCGACCCCGCCGCGCGGACGTACTGGATCGACCGGCCCCCGCCCGCCCCCGCGGAATCCCTCCGCCGCCAGTTCTAA
- the soxR gene encoding redox-sensitive transcriptional activator SoxR, which produces MLSIGELAKRSGVAASALRFYEERGLIHAVRNASGYREYPRATIRRVAFIVFAQRIGLTLEEVAAELAALPADRAPSRADWATLSAGWTARIDARIAELQRLREGLTECIGCGCLSLDRCRLANPGDRAATRGAGPRYWAGDPRPLSADADPNG; this is translated from the coding sequence CTGCTCTCGATCGGAGAGTTGGCGAAACGTAGCGGCGTGGCGGCTTCTGCGTTGCGGTTTTACGAGGAGCGCGGGCTGATTCACGCGGTGCGCAATGCGTCCGGGTACCGCGAGTATCCGCGCGCGACCATCCGGCGCGTGGCCTTCATCGTGTTCGCGCAGCGGATCGGGCTGACGCTGGAGGAAGTGGCGGCGGAACTGGCGGCGCTCCCCGCGGACCGGGCTCCCTCACGGGCGGACTGGGCCACGCTTTCCGCGGGATGGACAGCGCGCATCGACGCCCGCATCGCCGAATTGCAGCGGCTGCGCGAAGGGCTCACGGAGTGCATTGGATGCGGATGCCTGTCGTTGGACCGCTGCCGCCTCGCGAACCCCGGCGACCGCGCGGCGACCCGCGGTGCCGGCCCGCGCTACTGGGCCGGCGACCCGCGTCCGCTTTCGGCGGATGCTGATCCGAACGGGTAA
- a CDS encoding antibiotic biosynthesis monooxygenase family protein — MSEVVEQAGRVYRTDKFVVPALAWDEFLEKVRMTHALLRTQPGFVQDFLLEQTGGPGEFNLVTMVEWEGPEFIDGARAAVMAMHRADGFNPQELMAWLGIRADMGNYRRLAD, encoded by the coding sequence ATGAGCGAGGTGGTGGAGCAGGCGGGGCGCGTGTACCGGACGGACAAGTTCGTCGTTCCCGCCCTGGCCTGGGACGAGTTCCTGGAAAAAGTGCGGATGACGCACGCACTTCTCCGGACACAGCCGGGATTCGTGCAGGACTTTCTGCTGGAGCAGACCGGCGGCCCCGGCGAGTTCAACCTGGTGACGATGGTGGAGTGGGAGGGCCCGGAGTTCATCGACGGCGCGCGAGCCGCGGTGATGGCCATGCACCGGGCGGACGGCTTCAATCCGCAGGAACTGATGGCGTGGCTCGGCATCCGCGCCGACATGGGGAACTACCGGCGGCTGGCGGATTGA
- a CDS encoding tetratricopeptide repeat protein, translating into MPRPPLTPGRRRLFTAITLAFPLLLLVLLEAGLRLGGYGGSYPVFVPAANEPGWMYPNPDMARRYFRDGTLAPLPQMDFYRAERTPRTFRVVFQGESSAAGFPYRHGGAPSRMLQQRLQQTFPDRDVEVVNTALTAVNSYTLLDQAGEIIAQKPDAVMIYTGHNEYYGVYGVGSAQMPGRWRWLVRGYLRLSRLRTVQLIRNALVRVASGAPQGTEGPRTTMEMMAGGQRIPLDSPRYREGLEQFRANLGELLGRYRDAGVPVLIGTVASNERDQAPFISGLMARTDSFAWHRAYRDGLAAFERNDDAAAERELQTALRMDSTSANAWYALGRLYDRRGDAARARTHYRHARERDQLRFRAPDAINRIIREQAARYGATVVETERALQSASPGGVIGRSMMLEHLHPNLDGYFVIADAFYNALRQKRMPAAWSGAVPAAQARAQVPVTDADSVAGLFRADRLLSGWPFRPRGVVVTPVVDTLHARTPAEAVAQEMVRGELPWPEAMVRLMAECERTGRYSEGLRVARAMVEEYRAAPEAYSRAGQMAMLLGREDEAAAWANASAARGQTGENEQLLGLLRLRAGDREGALRHLREAVRLAPGDRRVGVSLMAAEELPRTEAARVATPRDPRVLFDLAAMYAATRQVDRAREALARLAEVQPDHPAARELASTLPPPPAP; encoded by the coding sequence TTGCCGCGCCCGCCGCTCACGCCCGGGCGGCGCAGGCTGTTTACCGCGATCACGCTCGCGTTTCCGCTGCTTCTGCTCGTTCTGCTGGAGGCGGGGCTGCGGCTGGGCGGCTACGGCGGCAGCTATCCCGTGTTCGTCCCCGCGGCGAACGAGCCGGGGTGGATGTACCCCAATCCCGACATGGCGCGGCGGTATTTTCGCGACGGCACGCTGGCGCCGCTGCCGCAGATGGACTTCTACCGCGCCGAGCGCACGCCACGAACGTTCCGCGTCGTGTTCCAGGGCGAGTCGTCCGCGGCGGGCTTTCCGTACCGGCACGGCGGCGCGCCTTCGCGCATGCTGCAGCAGCGGCTTCAGCAGACCTTTCCCGACCGTGACGTGGAAGTGGTGAACACCGCGCTCACCGCCGTCAATTCCTACACGCTGCTGGACCAGGCGGGGGAGATCATCGCGCAGAAACCGGACGCGGTGATGATCTATACCGGACACAACGAGTACTACGGCGTCTACGGCGTGGGAAGCGCGCAGATGCCCGGACGGTGGCGGTGGCTGGTGCGCGGCTACCTGCGGCTGAGCCGCCTGCGGACTGTGCAGTTGATCCGCAACGCGCTCGTCCGTGTCGCCTCCGGTGCGCCGCAGGGTACGGAAGGCCCGCGCACCACCATGGAGATGATGGCCGGCGGCCAGCGCATTCCGCTGGATTCGCCGCGCTACCGGGAGGGGCTGGAGCAGTTCCGCGCCAACCTGGGGGAGCTTCTCGGTCGATACCGCGATGCCGGCGTTCCCGTGCTGATCGGCACGGTGGCCAGCAACGAGCGCGACCAGGCGCCGTTCATCAGCGGGCTGATGGCGCGAACCGACAGCTTCGCGTGGCATCGCGCCTACCGAGACGGGCTCGCCGCCTTTGAGCGGAACGACGACGCGGCCGCTGAGCGGGAGCTGCAGACCGCGCTGCGGATGGACAGCACCTCCGCGAATGCGTGGTACGCGCTGGGCCGCCTGTACGACCGCCGGGGCGACGCCGCGCGGGCGCGCACGCACTACCGCCATGCGCGCGAGCGCGACCAGCTTCGATTCCGCGCGCCGGACGCCATCAACCGCATCATCCGCGAACAGGCGGCCAGGTACGGCGCCACGGTGGTGGAAACGGAGCGCGCGCTGCAATCCGCGTCGCCCGGCGGCGTGATCGGCCGGTCGATGATGCTGGAGCACCTGCACCCCAACCTGGACGGCTACTTCGTCATCGCGGACGCGTTCTACAACGCGTTGCGGCAGAAGCGGATGCCCGCCGCGTGGAGCGGCGCCGTTCCCGCGGCGCAGGCGCGCGCGCAGGTGCCGGTGACGGACGCGGATTCGGTCGCCGGGTTGTTCCGCGCGGACCGCCTCCTTTCCGGCTGGCCCTTTCGCCCGCGCGGCGTGGTGGTGACGCCGGTGGTGGATACGCTGCACGCTCGCACCCCGGCGGAAGCCGTGGCGCAGGAGATGGTGCGCGGCGAGCTCCCCTGGCCGGAGGCGATGGTCCGCCTGATGGCGGAGTGCGAACGTACCGGGCGGTATAGTGAAGGGCTGCGCGTGGCCCGGGCGATGGTGGAGGAGTACCGCGCCGCGCCCGAGGCGTACAGCCGCGCCGGGCAGATGGCCATGCTGCTGGGCCGTGAGGACGAGGCCGCTGCGTGGGCGAACGCGTCCGCCGCGCGCGGTCAGACGGGGGAGAACGAGCAGCTTCTCGGGCTGCTGCGCCTGCGCGCGGGTGACCGCGAAGGCGCGCTCCGCCACCTGCGTGAAGCCGTGCGGCTGGCTCCCGGCGACCGGCGCGTCGGGGTCTCGCTGATGGCGGCAGAGGAACTGCCGCGGACGGAAGCCGCGCGCGTCGCCACGCCCCGCGACCCGCGCGTGCTGTTCGACCTCGCCGCCATGTACGCCGCCACGCGCCAGGTGGACCGCGCGCGCGAGGCGCTGGCGCGGCTGGCGGAGGTGCAGCCGGACCACCCCGCCGCGCGCGAACTGGCCAGCACGCTTCCGCCGCCGCCCGCGCCGTGA